The segment CGACCCCAAACTTTTCATACAATAGATGTGCTTTGCAGTGATACAGTAGAAAGAGGGCCTAGTGATTCACAGCAGCTGAGTAATCCTCATTATGCACAGAGTGCAGTGACCTGAAGCCCTTCAtgtacacaaccacacacacagaaacagaaacagacacacacacacatatggcatTTCATCCCAATGGCTGGAGACCTGAATAGAAGTGAGGAGATTCAGGCTCTGCCTGTGGCATGCGTCCAGGCCCCGGCACCTTTAGAGTCCTCTGAGTGCACCAGTGAACAAACATGTTCAGCAATTCATGAGTGAAGAGTTCCATACTGGAAAGATGTTAGTAGTTCTCCTTTGGAATCTTTCCTGTATTCCATTGGGGCTTTTCCATTTTTCAAAGAGCCTAATGTCACTACTTCCCCCCTCCTTCCCATTACACCCAAGCTTGTTTATGTTTGGTCTTGAAATCTTGTTCATCTGTGCATCTGCCATAATTGAGGAAGGAGCACCAAGATAGCAGTTGCATTTGACTTGCCAAAGATAGATGGCCTTATCTACCCACTAGGAGATGCGGACCATTCTGACCCAGTAGAAAGCAGAGAGGAATGTTCCCAGGAACCGGAATGTTCTAAAAGCAGAGAGAATGAAATGTCTTCTGCATTGGTATcatgcattttttatttaaaactcAATGCTAAATGAAGATTGCATTTGGAAAGTATGATATAAAATGGCAGATTCATTTCTCCCTTTTCTAGGATTTTCTAAGGGAAGGGCTTAGTTTTATTTTTGTATAGTAATGAAAAAGAGCCACAGTATTTACAATATTTGtgagtatttttttgtttgttgactCCAACTCTTAACAGTTGACTTcaaatatatttgcttttaaaatGCTTTAAATAATTCAATGCCTTTGCTCTGTAAATGGATTTCAAAACAGAAACCTTTTACATTACGTTAAGACAGACAGATATAAGTTGTTGTAGAATATCTCATATTTGATACACTATCATGTTGAAGGGCAATGGAACAGTTTGGCACATGGAATATATTTCCCTTTCAAATCAATCGATATGCTTTAGAATGATGTGATTGGACCACTAAAATTGGTGCAATTACTATGCATTTGTTTCTATTGACCTGTCTCTGCCATAAATGTCAGtggaaaataatgtttttgttaatGTCTTGTAATTGAAATGCATTTCTGAATAATAAATTGAGGGGGAAAACAGGACATTTCTGGCTTGGATTGCTTGGAATCTTTGTTACCTGCTGTGTGGATGGAAATGTCTGCAGTATCAGATGACTGTTCTCGTTACTAATGAACACACATCTACAAGGCCCCCTCAAGCTGTGAAGACCTACTTTCACCCCTCTGGGATCCATGTTGCTGACATTTATCAACACACGATATCTGTGTTCCTCTGCACTGAAATATATGTGTAAACACTTGAAGATTCTCTTACGCACCACTATACTGCATTAATTCACATGACCATGCACTTCACTGTAGGTCTATTTATGAAGCAATATgatgaaatatttaaaaatgtattttatcatGTACCTCATGTCTAATATGTTAATTAATTTGTTAACATGGGTGAACCAATAATTTAAGCATTAATTAAGCATTAATATTGATGTTGTTAGTAATGTTTTATCAATGCTTACTGTTTTCATCAATACATACCATTCAAAACAGGTAGAGGTATTAATATCATTGcttattactgtaatatttatGCTGAATTGATGGTGAATTTGAATCATTTACTGTGATTCAAATGGGAAGGGTCTTTGTTCAAACTGCAACTTAATACCACTGGTCCTTCATAGAAACTGAATATACCACATAATGTGAAGGCTCTACCCTCTGTAATCCAGGCCATGACAGCACAAACCAATGACTTATTTTACAGATGCTGACCTCAGTAACTGTGCCATGTCATTTACCCTGGCATCGCAGACAGCAGGGTTTGGTTTTTGCTCTGACGGTGCAGAATTTTAGATCGAGTTTTCGGTCAAGCATCCGACAGTGTCAGAGGACCCATTGAAAACATGGTAATGTGGAAGTCACATTAGCTTTTGAAATAACAGTTCAGCTCCTTTGAGGAGCAGATAAGTTGTTGTCCTCTTGGTTGCCTGCAGACAGTAAATCGTGGCTCTGTTATTTCACTTCTACAGAACATGTGCCAAACAGCAAGAACATTCAAACGTGTTGAAATCCACTTCCCCCTTAGCAAAACGTTTCTGTTCTTCAACTTAATACAAACCTTGAGCACCAATAACCCCACTAGAGGTTACTTAAATATACTGCTTACTCAGGCTTCCCGTATTCAGAGAAACAAATGGACAGACATGATTAAGACACcctcaaagtgttttttttaatgtagattttattagttttacacacactgtattctgagccaaaatacataaaacatacCTCCTCCAGATCAAAGTCAAAGAAATGTATTATTGTGGACTGGCACTACCACATGTGAAATCACTCTTATGAACACATTGCACATGGAACCAAACAAGGGGGATCAAGTTTTATCAATCAAGACTTTAAGACAAAACTCTCATGGGCTGTTGTGTTGCAGTGCTACTGTGTTACAGAGGCCCATTGGAAACTAGAAAAACCTAATTATAGGTTGATCCTGGCCTTCTGCTAATATCATTATGTAATGTGATTTCTCTACTTATTTAACACTCAAGCAAAATCCATAACATGTTTTTGCAGCAGACCACAAAGGAAAATAACACTGTGAGCCACAATGTTAAGGCTCCCGCAGGCTTACGACTTTGGTCGCCAGCTCTAGCAGGACTGTATACCTGAGGGTCCTGCTCCTCCAAGACTCCGGGATCCCCTCAGGGCCCATCTGGAAAGCACACAAAGGCAGAACAGATGATGCCAGGGCAGGTGATGAGTTCCAGCCCAATGGATCCAAGGTCAGACCCATTAAAGGGGCTTGAACAATGGGCCTCAAAGCAATAAAACAGTCAGGGGtggatatatacacacagaggaTCTTTTATACTTATGCATTATAGagccaaagaaaatacattctCACCATTGCAAGTCCAGATAAGTGTGATATATATCACCCAAGTTATGTACATAGTAAATATAAAAAAGGACAGGAGTTTAACTATACTCAGCTTAATACACTGTCTCGCTCACTGTGGCTTGTGCTATGTGAGGACAGATTTAGGATAAAGGACCTTACCAGTTTTCAATCTGCCTTGCACTACCAGCTGAATACCCATGGTGGTGCTACAAACAGGACCTTATTAAGGTAATTTTCTGTAATTCTTTTGTAATTGCACATGGTCTTTGCCTGCCACTGAGGAAAACACCATGTGCCGTTGATGTGATGTGTTTTATGATGCTCGTGCCCTGTAGTCATTACTCTCAAACCCATTTTGCCAACCAAGCCAAGGGGGGACAGCAAAAGTACAAACGTGGGAGAATAAAGGGAACGTTCTCCCCTACCTGAGCCCCAAAACAAGCTCCGATGAAGGAGGAACGGCTGCAGGTGCATCCCCCACACCGCATGGTGGTCCGGACAGCCTCGTCCAGCTGGCTGGAGGTCAGAACTCCATGCAGTGCGCCCTGGAATGCACCTGGCAAACCTAGTGGagagggtgtgtatgtgagagaggagCCAGCACTAAAAAGCACAGATGCCCCACAACCTATTTACTGAAACCCCAGAATCCTGTGTTGGATCATACAAGCTGCAGATAAAACATGTATATCTAGAGTTCCTTTCAAAGGACTGGAAACATATATTAATACAATGttttagaataaaaaaaaacatgctacCATTGTACTGATGTAAATCAAAACATATAAGTACTTTTTCTTGTCAAAAGTAAAATGTAATAATCAGACAGTGTATTATCCTTGCTTAGACGAGGGAGCAGGCCTATAAATTCCCTCATGGGCACTTCCTGACAATAAACAGAAAAGCACAGATTTCGGCGCCGCTCCTCTTTTTGGGGGACAGGGGGGCAGGTATAATGGCTGATTCATTAATCGAGGGATCAAAGGCGAGAGCCCCTTCTCCCGGAACTGAGCTTGTAGCCCCTGCGCTGACAATAATGACACTGCGCCAGAAAGAACAGACCGGCCCCTGCTGTGGCCGGCGCGGGGTGCTGGTGATTAGGCCTACCTCATGTGTTTGAGAACACCACGGGGATCAGCTCCTGAGTAGTCTTGGCCAGATTCTGCTTGACCTGATGGATGTGTGCTGCGgtgatgaaaggagagagagagagagagagagagagagagagagaggtgagactTTCTGCTGTCGTTTAATGTTCCTAACACTTTCCACGTGGACCATAAAAGCAAGAGCAGAGACTGCATTTCCTGCGTTTTCCTGCCTCTTCTGCCATGGCATAAAATATTAAGTAATCGTTCCACTTATGCCCAAATCACAGGGGAAGAGAGGTCTGTATTGACCCATAAGTGCAGTACAGGGTCAATTCAGAAGTCCAGAATTTATGGCGATGGCAGTAGTTTTAGACATTAGTCTCCATCAAGAACAGGTTTGGAAACATCACAGACGAACAGCTCGAGTGCCCAGACTGCTGTATACCTGCAACAGCTTTATCTAGATCCTGTGGGTTCTTTCTGTTCTCGTACCTGAGATAGCTTTATCTAGATTCTGTGGGTTCTTTCTGTTCTCGTACCTGAAATAGCTTTATCTAGATCCTGTGGGTTCTTTCTGTTCTCGTACCTGCAACAGCTTTATCTAGATTCTGTGGGTTCTTTCTGTTTCGATCATTCAGCTGCTCCAAAACAGCATCCAATGCTTTGGGGTCAGGGCCATTCAGGATATAATGCTCCAGGAACCTGTGAGAAATAAACAGGACAgcaaataatatataaatataaatgtccAATACCCACTGTATGGTAAAACCAGTCATCACCAAGGATCACAACTGAAAAATTATAGAAAATAAGAAATTCTCGACAGAATAACCCCAGCATGAATACAACATGATTTCCTGAGTGATGGCTATTCAAAGACAGGATgctcttacaaacacacattcccatAACAAGGCTGAAGGAATTCCAGTGATGCTCACTTGTCATCCAACAAACATGTAACATTGCTAAAAATGGCAGTTCAATTCTGGGACCTCAATCAACTGCAGACTTTAACTGCATCTCCTGCAAAGACAATCATTGCTAGCCTTGTAGTATTAAAGATAATTAGCTGTTTGTTTTTACTGAGTATCTACAgcatcaaaaacaaacaactttacCTCATCAGTAGCCATGTGACTCGGATCAGAATCATTACCAGCAAATTGCTAGATTTCCCTATGGCAAAGATGTCAGAAACTCATGTTCACACTTTCAAGAAGCTACACAAATCCCTTATTCATAAGAAAAGATTCAATTACATGTTTGTACTTCACAGTACAACCACACTTGCCACACTAGACAGGTGAATTATTGACAACGTGCAACATAAAGGGAGCATTCAGGTCATGCTGGACGATGAAGTACCTGGCCGCAGCCAGGGTGACCGCCACACACGCATCATTGTCCTGGGTGACACGTACGGCCGCCTCCACCTGCTCCAGCATCTCGGGCCTGCCAGCATATAGTGCCACCACGGGAGCCAGCTTGGTCACACCGTCCATCTGATTGTCCTCTTCGCTGCCTGAGAGCAGAAACGAGAACACACAAGAGCATGTGCTTCAGTACACTTCAGATTAACACACTGCATTCAGTCTGTAAAATAGAGCAAATTAAACTAATGATATAAATGTCCAGTTTGTACAGTcccaaaaaatgttttactggCTGAAATACAATAATATTTAAAACCCTGGTGGCAGTAGAGGACTTCATataactgatgttgatgtttgctTCTGAAAACGCTTCATTAGCAATGAATTTAgctcagttaaaaaaaaaaaaaaatcttcagaCTGGAGCATAGAAGACAAATAGATTTACTATGAGCAGCAGGATTTCACAGTTTATAATTAGAGCTTGTTAAAAATGGCCTCTAGGCTTGGTGTCTCCTAATTTTCAAAGTGTGCTACTTTTACAATTATCATTGCTGAAGATCTTAGAGCTCTTGAATGACTTCCTGAGTTTTTATATCTGAATCTGGGTGTttgtatcattattttttatatatcgCATAATTCTACTGTATATCTCCAGACAGACATTTTTGGTTATACTATTTCATCAGAATAATGATTATTTTCATTACCACTTGCTTCTTTCCTTGAGTCTACATTCCTCATGAAGGCTTTGAGGCTTCCATTCCTCCAGGGTCCTGGAATAGGAAGGATAGCCCTTGGACCTAGAGTACAAACACAGACGCAACACAGGCAGTCATTTTCACTTTCATTAATTAGGatgtatggcacacacacacacacacacacacacacacacacacacacacacacacacacacacacacacgcacacacatacacacacacacacacacacacacacacacacacacacacacacacgtacgtgaTATGATTGCTATTAATATGCAGCACCACAGGGGCCATCTACTTTTGTCTTTCAGAAAGAGACAACAGCACAGAGCATGCTGGGAGAGCAGACTAGTTGTTGTGCTGACCAGACAGCAGGGGCCAGAGCACCCCACCGCGGGATCAGATGTCAAGTGCCTGTGCTCGGCTCATCTTCTGTCCCTCGGCCTCTGGGATCCAGGAGCAACTTTTCCAAAAGGTTGTTCAGATTACCCGTTCAAACACTCACCTCCTTTGGGTCGGTAGGGGTTGTTGAGTGGGAGGTCGTACACTGTCCCTGGGCCAAAAAACTTGTACATACGCTTTGTCAGGTCTTCCACATTTAAACCTACAGTAGTTTGGAAATGAGGAGGGTACTTTACTTTAGTTCATATACCATATGTATGGCCAAAAATGATCCAGATTTTCAGAAGCTATGAATGAGACCCTTTACCCCCACATTCGCTCAGGGACTCAAGCAACACGTAGGCCTGGTCTCCATAGCATGACTGCTCTCCGGTCTTCCTGAGGTAAAAAGGGTTGGCCGACTCAGGGCGAAACTCTGGACACGGCTCCAGCTCATCGAGGAGAGCCTTCAGCCTCTCTGGCCTGTAATTCCAGTGAAGTGGTTGAGCTGCATCggaaaacaaacaaggaaaCGAGGAAGTTCATGACTGGAAAAAGAATTTCCCCGTATCCTTAGCAAAGGAGTGGGACTTTTTCACTATTGGAAGAATGGGAGGTGACCTCTAGATGATCCTCTACAGTCTAGACAGTTAGAGGCTGACTGCAGTCATTATTTATCTGAAGAAATTTGCAATTATGTGTTTAATACTGTATTATTTCAGGAAGTTACAAAACTACAGTTACACAAGAACACTCCAAATGTCTAATCCTTATCAATAGTGCGTAGAGGTTGTGTGAACAGATGACAAAGACTGATAAGACCCTGACTAGCTACTGCTGCATGgagaacaagagaggagagggactcTAATATGGcatttaaaacaaaatgtgaCAGCAGTCCTCAAATAATTTGCATCTGAAAAAGACCACATTTGTTCAATACCTGCTGCATCAGCAACTGCAGCTCCAAGGATGGCTCCAACTGCTCTGTCAGCAAGTGTCAAGGCCATCTGAAACATTACATGTTTTGTAATTACACATTACAAGACCCTTAACATGCATACTGTCCTCAGAATAGCTAGACATAAAAATATTTAAAGGTAAAATGTGAAGTTTTTAAGTGTTTTTAAATTGCATTCAGTCCTAgcataaatgaaaaaatatgaaGTAAACTTTCCCTTCTTTGGGTCATGTTAAAAAATAGTAATGTTAAAGTAGCTATTTTCTCTCATTAAAGCTCACATGTTTGATTTGGATGGCCAAAAAATATTTCACCTTTAAAtgtttttatattcatttaatgttatacagtatatgtatttgTACACATGTTTATGTTCAACATAAATTACCCATAGTGACGCCTACCTTTTGACGACCTGACTCAAGAGCCTGACAGTTGTAAGTGTGTCATAGTCACAGTTGTGGTGTTTACTTTGAAAATTTTGTGACTTTGAGTGCCTGAGGAATGAGATAACCGGCATCAAAACTGGACACCCCTTTCTTCCTAAAACCCAATCATCTTAACGCTACACTAAGCTGACACACCCTTGAGATTTCATAACAAACTGCCTTCAACACGATCCTGTCATAATACAGCTGGTGAAGTGTTGTATAACTGTCTCTAATGTTATAAACAGTCATGATATACAAAGGAGTACAGTTGACTTTTTGAATATGCATTTAGGGGGTAATATTTCAATGTAGGTTGCAAGTAAGATACACAAGTTATTTATCTATTTCACAACATTTTTagcttttactttttatattcaTTCTAGTTCACTCTCATTTTCCTTTTATTGGTTAACTTTGAAGTGTTATGGGCAGTTATGGCATATCCTCCCTTGTCAATAGACAGCATTCATAAGTAATACATTTAAAGCATACTGTTCTCCTGAACACAAACTTTTCTTCATAATGGCGACATAGGAAATTCGATTTAGGAAATGAAATGAATCATCTGCAACTCGAGCAGTTTTGCCCTCTTAGTgggttctctctttctccccgtCTGCCTGCTTGTCGGCGGCCCACTGCTCTCTGTTATCTCCTCACAgtcaccccccacacccccaccccccacgccCCACGCCCCCTCCGTGGCCTGCTGTCACAGTGGCCATGCTGATACCTGCTGCTGTTCACAAATGATCCACTCCTGGGTCTCCTGCCTTATTGATTCTTCCACCCACTCCAGACCCAAAACGAGGAGCTGAATCTGGATACAGGGTAGGCTTATTTCACCTTCCAGATCAATACCTCCAGAGGGAGGATTAGCACAAATCCATTGTATCATGATACCAGCTTAAACATCTTCGCTTTTACAGCCCAAAATGTGATTTAAATCTTTAATGCACCATAAATGAAGCTTTTAGGATAACTCGAGTACTAGGCTACTGCACCCATGTTGGGAATATCTCTATTGAGAGTGGAGCCAGATGTCACCTTGGGGCTGtaatgaattaaaataaaacagctAAGGAGCAAGAGCAGCCTTTGTTAGGAGGCTGCAAATGAATGAAAATACTAACGATTTACATTCAAAAGTGTGAACAAGATCTGTGAATATGATATGATGTGTATCGAATGGCCTTATTTTGCAAGAAGAGTGTAAAGATATCAGGCCTTGTCACCACGTTGGATTGCCATGGTCAGAATGGCCACTGGCATAAATTGCACGCACGCCGCAGTGGCGTGACAGAGATTGTGGATGGCGGAATGCTGGCAATGCAGCACAGACTGTGGCTCTTGGCACTTTCGAACGCAAGAGGGCTTTGATCATCTGGTTGCCCAGTGGGAGTCGGCCGCCGTGTGCCAAGGCTCGAAAATAGCGTCAGTGGAGGGAAGCCGAGTTCGATGCTGACCCTTGCGCACACTGAGAGTGGTGCTCTTCACTTCCTTCCTATGCGGTTGACACATTACGCTGTCAGGGGAGACATGCCAAATAGGGCGGTTGAGGACATTGCCTGATGTTCCGGCACCTTGCAAAAAGCCTGCCGTATCGGTCAGTTCTTGTACACAGCCTGGCATTGTGGCATGTCACAGTACTGGGGTTGTGCTGTGACCGTGCACCATGGTCTGGTTGTGTATTACAGGCTTTAAATTACTCAGGTAGTCAAATCAGCTGTTGTGGGCACATTATTATGACAGCTGTCCCCCTCACCTGCGTCTCTCACAGAGCTGTCTGTGTCAGTGGAGGAAGTGAAGTCGATCATTTGAGAGAGGCAGATCCCCTTTTCATCCCATCCTCTGTACACTCggcttctctctttcctcatctctggttcctgagagagagaaagagagaaagagagagagagagggagagcgaaagagagagagaggagagagagagagggagaagaactCAGATCTGTGGGCAGGGTGGCAGTGTCTGGACACTGGCCACGCTCACCCTTGCATATTCTGTTCAAAACATCATGGCAAGCTGGCTGCCCACAGGCCCACTCTCGTTGGGCAGTTTATTCTCTCTCCTCGCCCTTCCTTCTTCTGCTACACTTCACTCAAAATCTTCCTCTTTTGATCTCGATTTCCATTAGCCCTCTCTTCAGTGAGGCCCATTACGCAACAATTTATATGGCATACTCCAAAGCCAAATGATATTGTCAGCAATATTTCATATTCTCCCCTTACCATGGTGAATGCCAAAGTATAACCTCAGCAGAGGACTACCAGGTACTGCAGTTTCCTCCCTCACAAACTATTTGAGCTGGTACCTAGTAGAGAGGGGCGCATTCCATAAACATTCCATATCTGGTGTATCACTTGTCTGGCGTAATGGATTGCCCTTGTGCCATGTGTCATGTGCATTTGCACAATTATAGGATTCTGGAAGAAATTCTGCATCCACTGTACATTTTCTTTCAGAATAAGATATATGCTGGCATTTTGCACTCCACTTTGCTAGAGAATGATTCAGCAGGAAGAGATAGGCGCTGCCTGTAATGTTTTGACAGTCTCCCATAGTTGTCTATGACAGGAACAGCATCAGAAACAGGATATCCATGACAGTGAGCTCTGCTGTGTCGCCCTGGAAAATGAGAGAGCAGCAGGCTTGCTCTCTCCACTCTGGCTGTCACATCAGTTGTGAACTCACTGGGCCATAACCAGTGCAGTTTAGTGAGAGATCAGATGCAAAACATTAGACTTTGACCTTCTCCACAAACAACAATAACCACAGTGGTCTATCCTCCAATAACTACTTAAAAGCAAAAATGGATAAACGATCACATGTAAGGATTACGTTTGTTTGCAAAAACGCAATCAAAACATGATGTATAGTCTACCTATCTATAAGTCTACATCTACCGCCAAGTGTACAATTTGTAACCTGGTTTTATTTGAAGAACTGATAATAGCACAACACATTAAGCGTTTACAGATAGCCTGAGTGTTCATAGACTTCAAAtgatttagtaggctactttcacacGTCCAACTGCACATTTACTGCGTCCTTTTCCACGCCACTGGTCTAgaagcatgcagtagcctaggctatacacGGCGACACAGTGGCCATATCGTAATCTACACAGAACATTTGAGTGGCAGGCGGAAGACAACGGAGGACAGACCTAACGCTCCAGCAGTataggaggggaggggaggtttACGATCGACAGAGaggcgagaaagagagagagagagagagagagagagagagcgaaagagacagaggagggagaaCGTACCAGGATAGCTTGTGGTTTTCTCGGAACGTCTCCGTCATCAGTGACTGAAGCAACATTTATCGATGAAAACGCGTGCTTTTCTGCGATGTTAAAACGGGGAGTGGATACAAAGCTTGCTTCCGAGTTTCTCTCACAGCGTGAGCTGCAAAACAGAGGAACCTGTCATTAGCATAATTTATCTCAACACAGATTGACAGTTCAGACAAAACAAATAGCTAAAAGACTAACCACTTTCTTTGCGAAATATGATGGAGTACTGGAGGCAATGCGCGTCTTGGTTGATCAACTGCAAGGTGCTTCCACCGACCCACCGGGTAACATGGGAGTCTGCCCAGGTGTTCGATCTAGCCCAAACACTCCGGGATGGTGTTCTTCTGTGTCAGCTTCTCAACAATCTGAGACCGCAGTCCATTAACTTGAAGGAGATCAACCTAAGGCCACAGATGTCACAGGTAAGAAATGTTTTCAATTCAAGCAGTCTTCAGCGCATTACTGAACCAACATAACCATGGTTACGGATGTCCTACTACACTATCCATTCGGTTTGCGTTTCAAAACATGCGCAACAGTGTAAAAGTTACCTAAACTGTCGAAAATTACGCATGGGTTTAATCTCTCTTTAAAATAATAGTCGAACTATCATTTGGTCCTTGTAATGTGTTGGTCTAGGAATTCTGT is part of the Alosa alosa isolate M-15738 ecotype Scorff River chromosome 16, AALO_Geno_1.1, whole genome shotgun sequence genome and harbors:
- the LOC125309253 gene encoding crystallin J1C-like, which produces MALTLADRAVGAILGAAVADAAAQPLHWNYRPERLKALLDELEPCPEFRPESANPFYLRKTGEQSCYGDQAYVLLESLSECGGLNVEDLTKRMYKFFGPGTVYDLPLNNPYRPKGGPRAILPIPGPWRNGSLKAFMRNVDSRKEASGSEEDNQMDGVTKLAPVVALYAGRPEMLEQVEAAVRVTQDNDACVAVTLAAARFLEHYILNGPDPKALDAVLEQLNDRNRKNPQNLDKAVAAHIHQVKQNLAKTTQELIPVVFSNTUGLPGAFQGALHGVLTSSQLDEAVRTTMRCGGCTCSRSSFIGACFGAQMGPEGIPESWRSRTLRYTVLLELATKVVSLREP